One Ranitomeya variabilis isolate aRanVar5 chromosome 4, aRanVar5.hap1, whole genome shotgun sequence genomic window, acaactcttgatttGTATGTCTGCGATCTtcaaggcatattaatgtaaacactggCTGAttatggtgagccctggctgcacagtacggacGGACGTGGgaggggattctctctgcagtgttggaacgtgGGTCTCTTTAAGGCacgggttgagggcgcaggtggaggccgtAGAGGAGGTGGAGAAGGGAGAAGCACTggagttagatacagaggtttattccgcaagccctggggattccaagacttgctgTCTAGTGCTtaagttctccatgttctggtatgtatttgtttttttcttcaatcatagctgtttagttctccagcccctgttgtctagtagtttagttatccaccTTATtgcgtgtagtggtttagttctcaatCTCCAAGTGCCCTGCAAACCTTGgtgattgcaagacttgtggagcagcccctgcccctacagccaccagagtcacccagtgcccagtcaccgagatGTAActaccctgtccatgcttgcttgtccaggtgtcagtgttgaaatgcacacTGGCAGACAGAATTTTTCAGGGAGCAGGTGTTGTCTGAGACATGCTGCTGTAGcccggcacatctttcttagagaagcaaTGATGACTGGGGACTGCGatagccatcagctttcggaaaccatctgtatccacaaggcggaaaggctgcatttccgtggccaacagattggagtggccatgTTCTAATCAcagatcacaggccatgagtcacGCAGAAACAACCGCTGTGATTTTTGTAGCGAATAGCTCTCAACTGGCTGgcccctatcgtccagacaatgAAACGATTTGGTGACGATCATCCGAGGAGGCTGCAGGCTGCTCACAATAATTAGTTATCTTAAAATAATAGTGAGCGGACAGCTTATCCAGATTAGaacgcatggaatatgtgtatatatccCGCTGTATGATCATTGATAACCCCACATTTCTTGCTGCCACCAataatcctgttttttttttttaaagttataaaTATAGGCCCATTGAacgccattcttcttttgaggttcacaccatcagggtgttccatcctctgtccctcagagtagcagtcatgtaccggcccccaggctcacccacccacttccttgaccacttttatgcgttGCTGCCACACTTTGacctcagaattgccaaccctgggagacttcaacagcccaacctccccaactgcatcccagcttttatctctagccaattctcctggcctctcacaactttcaacttcTGAgatacacaaagacggtaacacccttgatctggactttgtccatctccgttcaatctcctacctagatgacccacctcttaccctttgtcccccatgaaattagtagtataaccacaacttagacatttttaggtgctccctaaaaacacatctgtttagggcggcctatcacgttccctaatcaaagatatatatatatactgctcaaaaaaataaagggaacacttaaacgacGGAATGTAAccccaagtaaatcaagcttctgtgaaatcaaactgtccacttaggaagcaacactgtttgacaatcaatttcacatgctgttgtgcaaatggaatagacaacagatggaaatttttggcaattatcaagacacactcaataaaggagtggttctgcaggggggaccacagaccacatctcaataccaatgcttttgaatgttggttgtgcttttacacttgtggtagcatgagacggactcaacaacccacacaagtggctcaggtagtgcagctcatccaggatggcacatcaatgtgagctgtggaaagaaggtttgctgtgtctgtcagtgtagtgtccagaagctggaggcactaccaggagacgtcaaggagggcaacaacccagcagcaggaccgctacctcagcctttgtgcaaggaggaacaggaggagcactgccagagccctgcaaaatgacctccagcaggccacaaatgtgcatatgtctgcacaaacggttagaaaccgactctatgatggtctgagtgcccgacgtccacagataggggttgtgctcacagcccaacaccgtgcaggatgcttggcatttgccacagaacaccaggattggcaaattcgccactggcgccctgtgctcttcacagatgaaagcaagttcacgctgagcacatgtgacagagtctggagatgccgtggagagcaatctgctgcctgcaacatgcttcagtatgactggtttggcagtgggtcagtaaatgtggggtggcatttctttggagggctgctcaGCCCTCCgtgtgctcgtcagaggtagcctgactgccattaggtacagagatgagatcctcggaccctttgtgagaccatatgctggtgcagttggccctgtgttcctcctaatgcaggacaatgccagacctcatgtggctggaatgtgtcagcagttcctgcaagatgaaggcattgaagctatggattggcccgcccgttccccagacctgaatccgattgaacacatctgggacatcatgtctcgaaccatccaccaacgtcatgttgcatcacagacttccaggagttggcggatgctttagttcaggtctgggaggagatccctcaggagaccatccgccgcctcatcaggagcatgcccaggcgttgaagggaggtcatacaggcacatggaggccacacacactactgaacatcatttccttgtcttgaggcatttccactgaagttggatcagcctgtaatttgattttccactttgattttgagtatcattccaaatccagacctccatgggatattcattttgatttacgttgatcatttttatgttttattgttcacaacacattccactatgtactgaataaagatttgcaactgaaatatttcattcagtgatatctaggatgtggtattttagtgttccctttatttttttgagcagtgtgtgtatatatcttaTTCTCTACTTCTGTGAACATAACTCGCCATcgaactcatgcagcctttatctaacccccatttcctcaagatggttgtaccaccattgtaaataagcacctgtaattggtgccacccccacctcattgtaagctctgaagagcagggtcgtcattatttttgctttaattgtttgattatcttaaactttaactttaaggtaccttcacactgaacaacttaacaacgatatcgctagcgatccgtgacgtagcgtcctggatagcgatatcgttgtgtttgacacgcagcagcgatctggatcctgctgtgatgtcgttggtcggagctaggaggccagcaccttatttcgtcgctggatctcccgcagacatcgctggatcggtgtgtgtgacaccgatccagcgatgtcttcactggtaaccagggtaaacatcgggttactaagtgcagggccgcgcttagtaacccgatatttaccttggttaccagcgtaaaagtaaaaaaaaaacactacatacttacattccgctgtctgtcccccggcgctgtgcttctctgcactgtgtaagtgccagccggaaagcagggcagagtggtgacgtcaccgctctgctttccggccgctgtgcttacacagtgcagagaagcagaacgccgggggacagacagcggaaggtaagtatgtagtgtttgtttttttttacttttacgctggtaaccagggtaaacatcgggttgctaagcgcggccctgcgcttagtaacccgatgtttaccctggttacccggggacctcggcatcgttggtcgctggagagcggtctgtgtgacagctctccagcgtccaaacagcgacgctgcagcgatcgggatcgttgtctggattgctgcagcgtcgctaaatgtgacggtaccttaagactttttATATGaattgctgacttgtaaagctatgtGGAATGTGTTTGcaatatataaagattattattattagtagattgaagatggtgaagttcaagctgttagctttgccatgcGTAGGCGGAAAGAATCTTTTaaatgagcacaactgcacaaacgagagtttgctgctgtgctgacacagggagGAGTAGTGTGAACacaacaagctgctggactgtgagagaggtgcaggcggagatgttacggtggattaagAAAGATGGGCTGAGCTTGGTATGTAAGCATAAGAGCAGTTAAAAAaagcaggcatgtccaattccgtatcagctgacaggctctcagtcaccccaacagtaggggtaaacaagtggagagtcttcagctggagacctgtgtgacaacactttccACGGTGAGGGAGGATGAAGaatcagatgtggttgatggggtgaACGGTGGTTGGCGatgcccgctagtctgcattttagcacagcgacattcccagattaacgcatgttgattgcgcatgtgccagTTCCTGCATGTAGTATTGaaattaattcatttttttttttactttactaggtcttttttttaaatgttgacagctaacatgattttttttagatttttgccggtctgaaaaaaagacccaagataggcaACTACAGAACTGCGAATGCTGCTGTCCACTGTcagagttggggctcaggatgcattggttgtccTGGTTGCATAACTCGGTGTCTATGTAACCTCGTCTTCTTCTTTGCTGAGCTACTCcgttgcatgcctctgggtttacaccaagtgttatctactacctcatcgtcatcctctctgttctcccactcctcaccctgagtagccctcctcctcttcatgccttgacagcacagtacagcccTCAGGTGTCtaaagtatctgagtctcatcacgaATAGATCACCTATACCCACCGGGGTTAATGTCTCTTGACGAGGGTTTGGATTCTGCACGGACCTTACTTCGTCAGGCCATggatcaaactgaaaaaaaaatgtggcCATTGATGCagctgatttcctcctcttgactctgtgattcTTAAGTACACTTCggatgcccatggcatacaatgtgtgaaaaGATCTGCAGACTTAGCCATCTGTGGTACCCAAAAGTCAGTTGGGCGATTGGAGAGCTGTGACgtgggggaaaacaagggtaattggggtgccaccactgaggactgcactgtgtgtgatgttaCGGTGGAGGTAGAGGAGCAGAgtgcacttgatgcagcacttgccatctactggagcacatgttctttatgGCCCTCATCTACTAAGATTTGTGGAGAGGGGCACGTCACCTTTCAGACACTCCCGGATCAATAGGTGTGCGCCTATTAATGCATCTGGAGCGTCTGACCAGCACGGCCCGTCAGCAAGATCGGCGTATAAACCACCGATCTTGATTAATTGGGGCCAATGTACATTAGcaagattcttttttttttgctgccaattACATATTGAATAGAACTTCTTTATCTAATGGCATAACTTAAAGCTTGTGGCCCCCCGGGAGAAATTCTCCAACAAGGTCCCCAATTATCACCCTTCTATAATAGTACTGGCCTTCTGATATGGGCCACAGGGACCCTTTGGACCTCGCCAGGCTTCAGGCCAGGGTATGACTACCACCGCTGCTCTCTTTATAATTACACCGTAATACCCTTACTTGTTACAAACAAGACTTCAGAGTCTTAGAATATCTatagctttaaaaaaataaatataaaaaattgaaaaataaacagCATATACTGTGCAACTGATCAACTGTGTTGTACTTATCTAGTAAAACATTACAAGCTGGAAAATTGCATAAAAGTGTCTCAGTGGCTTTGAGATATAGAAAATCGCTTTTAGACATCAAAAGACTAGACAACTAGAAAAAGATATATGCTTCCCCGTATGTAGCCGACATATTTTTCCTTTTATGTGATGGATTTGTAAAAATAATCAAAGAGGTGGTAATACTGCATGTCACCACTAGATGTCGGCACAAACTAAATTGTTAAAACGCGCCaaccatacagtatatatgtaactGCGCCAGCAGCTGTAATTGTAAGGAGCAGAGAAACGGATTAATGGGAGACCACGCAAATGCCAAACCGGCAGAGATATCACATATTATTCCTGAGCAGACACAACAGATCGAGATTTTTAGGATGAGCTCACATAGGTCGGATTCAGTGTTTTTAGCCAGACGCAATAGCGTAATAATATGGAAAGTAGACTGGGTCAGTTGGTCTCAATGAGGTAAGTGGCTCCATTTGGTAGGAAATGTCCTAATACAGTTTTGGAGGTTTCAGAAGGAAGACCCCTATGGTTAGTTGAACGGGGGATCCAGGCGTGGTTTAAACCCAGCCTTAGTTTACATTCATTCATTGAACTCATTTAATAACACAGCCATAATAAATTATTACGGTCAGCACTCAGCTTGTCAGGGTTTGCACTTGGAGCCGAGACGTTCCCAAGACTGCTGAAGAGGGATTTCTGGTCCACAAATGTCACAGCTGATAATGTCACTTGCCAGATAGCTGACGAGTGACCCGTTAGTAATGCCAGGGGGCCAGTGAGGACACGATAGACGGAGCAGGTTAAATGTTCATTCTCCAGAACCACAAGAGTCCCTGTAATACCTTGTGACGATAACGAGCACTACAATTAGAAAAGGCGAACCAACGAGCCATCACTGCACTAGAGACCAATTATTGGAGCGCGGTAACCGAGGCTGATGGACAACATGGCAGCCAGATAGACCAACCCGTAAAGAGAAGGTGAATACGGTGAATAATTAATTCAATAAATGAGGAATTTTCAAATGTGATGTTTCGGTCGTATGACCTTTACCAAAGACACATCTAAGTGCGACCACGGAGGTGGCACATCACACAGCGCAACCCTCTCATTTCCCTCTTCAGGCCCTTAGATGCATTCGCTTGATAATGGTCTCATGATCGAAAAAATCACCATTGTACATAGATCACTTGGTGGACCACTGAATTACAATTATCATTCACCATACTCACTTTGAATGCCAGATTCTCTTTACTATTTGGTTTTATGGATTGGGACCCTATCGGAGCAGCTTCGCCCTTCATACAGGAGTGCCGTATTCTACTATATATAGCCAGATAGACCCCGGGTACACTCTAGTGCACTGTCCAAAAAATTGCAGCAGATCCATCAATTTAAACCTTTAAATggaatctctcagcaggtttttttttctacctcatctgagagcagcgtaatgtaggaaaagagaagctgaatccaacgaggCATGACTtaggattactgggtgcagcagttctgacacaattaGAGActctagatttagaatgaagcagagctgagaaagctagctcCGCTCCCACCAGGCTCTCCTTGTACAAACTCCAAAGACCTGACCAAGTTGTAAAGAGAGGGGTTAATTTTTGAGAACTTAAGGGCATCATTAGTGTTTGTACTGAGACATGAAGATTGTTCTGGAGGTTGTGACCACGATGAGAGCTTTGTGCAAGACGTACGTAATACTGAAGGTAAATTTTATGGACAAGCATTTCTCCTTATGAAGATCTGTGGGGGTGAGTGCTTAGCTTTCTATTGATAGGCAGTGAGGCAACGCTTATCTACTGGGGGCACAAAGTATCTGGCCAATTACCTAACTCAAGACCAAAACACTTTGGGGCCTAAATATCCAACAAAATTTTCATTTGTAGTTCAATGTAAAAAATGTGCAATACTACAATATATACATTGTGTATTCTACATCATTGCTGTAGCAAAAGTCCCCATTGTACTGTAAAGTGTCTCCTGCCACTGGCTGCCATATGTGCTCACTTTGGGCGCTATGTTTAGTGACAGTGATAAATCCAATCACTTTAATGGCAAAGAACTATAAAATAAGATTAataatgagtgaacgtgctcgaataaggtgttatcagaCCATGCTCATGTCTTccacgtgctcgaaaaatatgttcgacagccgcaacaaacagataatccctgcatgtgttgcagctgtcaaacagccatgagacatgcagctgcgaggaATCAAACATTTTTCGAGTATGCCGAAAACACTCAGTTACCACCCGAGAGTGCTGCGATAACGACTTATCCGAGCAAGTTTGCTTATCACTAAATATTAATCATTAAATTGGTAAAATTATGTATATCCTATACTAGCTGCATGGTATATTGTCAATTagcatgcatgtgtgtgtatatggcCTTAAAGAGGAAGcgtcaaaaagttaaaaaaaagtcccAATTTTGCTCTTATTGTATTCCCACTGCTCCagggtatgtttttttttaatccgcCATGCGGTTCCAGGTATACAGGCCTTTGTATTAGTGTTACTTTTTATGGTCATTACCAAGAGGGCGTTTGCAATGTATCTGTCCACTTGAATGAGGCAAAAAGAGGTTAAAATCTAAATTTGTGGACTCCGTCAGATCTCCTTTCTGGCAGACACGATATTAGAAGATGGAAACTCCAGAAAGACCAGAGTAACATTTCATATTTTGGGGGCAATATACTGAATACCATTTGTTGGCCCCTGTCATAAAGTGATCAATGGAGCAAGCAATGCGAGATGAACCCACCCTTAAAGGAAATAACATCTGCTAATCCAATCTTCTCCACAACAAGATTTCTTTTAAGCTACCTGGCACTCAGGTTGGCATCTTCTTGTTGCCAGCTACAAGTTATTGAAAAAGGAAGCAATTTCCCTCCAGAAATCTCCACTTTCCCCACAGAATCCACAGACACTCCAGATATAAACACTCTTTATTATAGTCAATCAAATACTGCCATTCGGCATATCTTGCGCCCATGCACTGTTATATCGAGATACTGATATCCTTTCAGTAAGTATTTGTGAACAATGCATAACCACATACTATAATATACAGCAACGTTACAATGcaccctgattttttttttttcaattttgtaaaCTGATTATTTAGAAATATGTAATTtggttcaagaaaaaaaaaaaaagatctacaTGTGTCATCGTTGGTTTGAGGTTAAGATCTAGGAGTGCAGTGTGGCACGAGCAGAGTTGTGTGTCCGCTGTACACACGTGATTTCCGAGTTTACAAAATCTGTGCATCCCAAAATGTGTCCATTCTGACTGCATGACAGAAAGCGTGTGCGGAGAATACAGAGGTTCTGCTATCACAGATAATAGACGTCCTGCATCCTCGTTATAGAATCCCGTAtataacttatatatatatatataaactgacaCATATATAACTTATATATCACTTTCTGAAAAGTTTCTTTAAAAGTTCCTCCAGTCATTTGGTTTGGATTAAAACAAGTAGTATTGTTTCACGAGCTCGCTTTTAACTCTCCTGCATGATTTCTTTTTCCATGTGTTCCACCTAGGACCTCAGATTTTATATTTCACAGTGACTTGTCTTCCGATGTACTGAAGTTCTCCCCTTTCTATGGTAAACTCTGGCAAAGGCGCAGAAGCCCTTCCGATATTGCTTCCAAGATGGTCTTCCCCTGTGATTGTCCTCAGATTTAGTAAGTCACATCCCTAGCTGTCCATAAGTCCTTTAAACTCTGTGATTTGCGATTGTATATCTTCTGGGAGCTCGAGGGGAGGAAGATCTGGTAAAGGAATGTCTAGAGGAGGAAGATTAGGTATAGGAATGTCCTTCACCTTCCCAGTATTTGCTACAAAATTCTGCCATGTAGACGAGGGGTTTGGAGAACTTGGAGTTGGATGCTGTAGACTCCACAGTTCAGACTTCTCCACAAAATCGGTGTCCATGTCCAACTCCTTCTCTGGATTCTGCTGCAGTCTCGCCACCTCTGCCCGAAGCTTTCGATTCTCTTTTTTCAGTTTCTCATTTTCGGCCAGGAGGGTGTCCACCAGTAGGTTCAGCTCTTTTATCTTGGTGGCCTGCTCCTCCAGTTTAGTTTTGTCATCTTTAGGGACTCGATTTGCCTTGAAAGGTTCCAGTGGTTCCTTCCTCTTCTGCAGCAGATAGAGTAGTGAGTCTGGTTCTCGGTCAAGGACACTGTGGATTTCCTGTAAAGACTTCCCTGGGTTAGATCTGGTTTTCTGGCCTGCAGAAACGAGTGCATTTTGGCTGTCAGTATCATCTGCAGATGATCTGCATGACGTGTGGAGATGCGCTGAATACTCCTTTTCCGCGGCTATTGCTTTTTGTTGAGCACGGAGTTTGTCTTCTCGTTTGGCTCTTTTCAATCTTTCCTGAATTAAGAGCTGTTGCTTTATATGACTCTCCCGCTGCAGCTCCAATGACAGCTGAGCCTGGAgcggaaaaaaaacacatgtaGACAAGGTTTAATCAATGTAGCAGTCAACAACAACAAGACCAATGCCCCAAACTCTCCTAGAAAATCAGTATATATCTGTAGACACAATAAGACGTGCCAGGATTTTTTTTCCTTACAACACAAAAGTAATTTTAACCTTTTTTATATATTATCCCTTTGGGCACAATTCTTTGTAGACTCAAAACAAGTCTTGCAACTAATGATTATTCGTACGTTTTAGACTATGAGCCCAAACAAGATTGTTTCCATTCACTAATAAACAGATGTTAAAGTGAACCGGACATGTCCCAACCACAAGCAGCTTTAATCCACCATGTCAGCAGGTAGATTTAAGGCTGACATTTTCCAGATAACATTTGGAAGCTGGGTGGGGACCACGTGATTCgggtgactagtccaagaggccgaTCCCtggtgactagtccaagaggccgaTCCCtggtgactagtccaagaggccgaTCCCtggtgactagtccaagaggccgaTCCCtggtgactagtccaagaggccgaTCCCTGGTGACTAGTTCCTGCTctccttgattgacaggtctcttcccaTACACACATGTAAAAAGATCTGTCATTCAAGGGGAGCAAGATCGGGAGACGCCACTGGGGACAAGTCAACACGGACGCATGGTCCCCTGCTGGATTTTAAATATACATTATCTGTATACTGCAGCATTGTTTCATACTAGAGCACACTTGGATGAAATGACAGAGCTGGACTCCTGCAGCATGAATCACccgtcaggttctctttaattacAAACTGTATTGCAAAGTGCATTCCATCATTGCATACTTTCATTATATGTAgtgattaaagggttattctcccGTTGCTAGACAGCAGTGCACCGCTCCTCTACCTCCCGGCTGGTCTTGGCATCCTGACTAAAAGTTCAAACCAGCAGCACGGTTTTACCACTGACCCGAACTGTCAGCACgccgatgctgcaagcagaggcagaTACGCCCCGGCAGCGTTGGAGGAGTGAAGCGTTACCAAAACTGGCAGTACCCAGAAATCCAGCCATCTGTAGAGCAGTGTTTGCAAGCTGTATAACAAAGGGTTTGTAAGCGCTCCACTCCTTGCCTAGCACATAACTTACCTATTTTATTAGCACTTTGCAATTTTTACCACTTAAGACGAGAGAACCTCTAAGCTTTACAAGAAAATGGATATTCCTCTTAGGTATAACAAAGGTGGAATTAGATTTTCTAAAATGTGGCAATTAAAGACATGGTTACTGCTGTGCCATCTTACCTGCTCAGACTGTGTCAACCGTTTGGCCTCCAAGAGGTAGGCTGTAATAAAGAACACAAATCTGTGAACATGGCCACGGTGTGCGGTAATGTAACGGCACTAAAAACCATCTGACATGAAGCACAGAACCTGGAATTACAGATGTCCCATTCATACTGACGTTCCTGTAGGATTAGGCACGGGCTCCAGCCGGCAGGATCC contains:
- the NRBF2 gene encoding nuclear receptor-binding factor 2; amino-acid sequence: MEVMESPLNLAHQQSRKADRFLATGKYEEAIACHRKAAAYLLEAKRLTQSEQAQLSLELQRESHIKQQLLIQERLKRAKREDKLRAQQKAIAAEKEYSAHLHTSCRSSADDTDSQNALVSAGQKTRSNPGKSLQEIHSVLDREPDSLLYLLQKRKEPLEPFKANRVPKDDKTKLEEQATKIKELNLLVDTLLAENEKLKKENRKLRAEVARLQQNPEKELDMDTDFVEKSELWSLQHPTPSSPNPSSTWQNFVANTGKVKDIPIPNLPPLDIPLPDLPPLELPEDIQSQITEFKGLMDS